A genomic window from Triticum urartu cultivar G1812 chromosome 7, Tu2.1, whole genome shotgun sequence includes:
- the LOC125522682 gene encoding uncharacterized protein LOC125522682, translating into MAPLAAAVALLPLSTQLFIFLPCAFLSSVGCLRLLCRASVRLFLPSFRGGCWLSVSVVVLHRSLILFVNEFCACHHHLEIALISSSSDLPCCFICSKDHLSLQILRENVMCRG; encoded by the exons ATGGCTCCTCTCGCTGCTGCTGTTGCGTTGCTTCCGCTCTCCACTCAGCTGTTCATTTTTCTTCCTTGCGCTTTCCTTTCGTCTGTAGGGTGCCTGCGGCTGCTTTGTCGTGCGTCCGTGCGGCTGTTTCTTCCTTCTTTCCGAG GTGGTTGTTGGTTGAGTGTGAGCGTTGTAGTCCTTCATCGATCTCTGATCTTGTTCGTCAATGAATTCTGCGCCTGTCACCATCACCTAG AAATAGCACTAATCAGTTCGTCCTCAGATTTGCCTTGCTGTTTCATCTGCTCAAAGGATCATCTTTCTCTTCAG ATTCTGAGAGAGAATGTTATGTGCCGAGGCTGA